Proteins from a single region of Drosophila biarmipes strain raj3 chromosome 3R, RU_DBia_V1.1, whole genome shotgun sequence:
- the LOC108031438 gene encoding uncharacterized protein LOC108031438 isoform X4, whose translation MFGCIYQLWDWLEAPPLFTAGTMDAKKLQQLQEAAILAQQQKKLPLAYQTNLVDYRTAAYSQALYQQSPTATSSSGGGPLSPIEMQPQSKHHNLMKHGGHGGGTSSSSHSSPYHQSYSSSGGTVAGEQLYQSPTERTYLAAAGRLQASNAMAGHHPISALQSQYQQLQAAKMQAQMATQSEAAQQQQRTFAMRQAMNPPTNHYHMSQSPSMASNMTTLTQQQQQQQQQQQRAPPSSLNLQNQYQPAQGPLKLQQQQQQQQQQQQQQQQQPAMPKHYQEQLYAQQQQLQQQLQQQQQLQQQQQLQQQQHRHKNDLQTPGSEHGTVYIQQNHPGHVVNQACQTQISAVKPKATPSSEESSSNSAKSPTHAPLDRKKSAGSIQALKSPITKRPPSTPVTLSGWLHKQGSDGLKVWRKRWFVLAEYCLYYYKGPEEEKLLGSVLLPSYRVSACLPEDKIYRKFAFKCEHQNMRTYWLAADNSEAMMQWVRALAAASLMQAPSSGESEPSVNSSLNHSGENSDSGIHTLQSHPGKGNQQPTPSSENTGSSGGGSGTGQPLYANAPPKPRRINDGGYSSPSPEHNEQQQHHAQQQQQQHPSRRLMSPTQQIYQQQQHQRSQQQQQQPQQHHAIYDTRTGHVSTALQLQQAQQQYSLDHLEAQFQQQQLDMEEQIARLQQQRAAEEIYGEREMYMAKLMQQRQGPNGAYPTQQQLLQAERRTPDAYGRSKQQRLFAAAAAAADYEDIYNMSQLAGGGGAGGVPMSAQEALLQEAASYRRPLSPPSYDGSKHVPAMPQRYTPNHLEASGADQLINTMDLRARSAAAIVRPHSADFLEYEARAEAAAAAAAAAVAQSHQESGRAPRPKSSLDINRTPDSFYYSEASYAEKMRKSALYLQSGGAGQAQPQQAGSYRTAAGDFNSGVNTIGYENPYERAYKRQELLAEAQAQGGAASSMPRMSRSASQGRSVASQLQSPQQQEDLPPLNVHPGSIFPPSMSTQEIISKNEQFLRSASARLPKRSGGMDDDYSAGNSTTTSPTGGAGASNSPQHQDGERKREESMKRLLEWKQRMLQSPLTRKGIQQGGSNMSAMSKLGSNPNILLASTAVASGARYGPQAGKTGLVVGNANGGAQVAGNQLQPPSSSGGIQRSRSESQANIGPGGVVYNSYSSDDEASISVRNVNNLPVGNLTVKPDPSDVQQESAFAPYYGGAAETKYAKNTVLTDRGLYAGNGSAGGLATSTPQNHPQFRMRRTGSRAEIDMLERETSSQIRNLDVSAGDLLSRTHEELVLLLIQLRRQSSQTARAIEQCCSDIHDVQNRLRSAEGLTRAESIQRLDYLKQHLLDLERHYEKSKPLVNLVDNMVKLGSLYRNDANGRVQPATLDRMEFNQRMQERQMLQEEQQQWERLSPNQAELQAKVRELYQLDQLLQEESGTLQSLQRDKEDLERALGGLRARIHDSNATPMALEAAKKQQHILERELSRVHQLLAENSKKLEQTVAGNARLEQELLLLRQKVQATRGGATPNGLGGDGPHINGDASVLASELERVQSLVGDMQRQRHELSSAVRQLTENSTRLYQEIGNKEMNGGGSTNGSLKKRSNSTSWTETDLDANMLRCGSRQQLNDSTLNLSTPLYVDTNSSTKLSDYNRYNGGGSSDALEMSGVDSDGFLDSNPFAIGLEKPEIKTVRIVKRESERRNRDRSERGLSNSIQNLDQVLEEEQYAQQQREQQLYAQNLEDQMSNGHHSRSKSLPRNYSEPPKQRHSRHMNGKQNGHHYNNGFDYDRNSNYEHQPPPPPAPQSNGHHHHPPPPPREHREQREHLNPLANAYFAKQLQQQVNPSRDSARVALRTKTDSLQSLNKSLTDISPEPVFQSVAARQIINEMSAGSASEDTEKVVEKVPPHHKHRRAVPREKRRHYTAPNNVNQKAMEKVQAENDMNRNNTNWRARDDLDMEVALRPRMNAPDVVRSALGQGEKISENTIDNLLLAPNKIVIPERYIPETTPELSPEEKKRRQEKVESIKKMLAEAPISSNENESLPPSKINAEKKQREHLLQLNQILAQQVMQVSKIVAEKAMSKAAERSSQDDENRSESPSEPLPIFQQRDNFYS comes from the exons atgttTGGCTGCATTTATCAGCTTTGGGACTG GTTGGAGGCGCCGCCCCTCTTCACCGCCGGCACCATGGACGCCAagaagctgcagcagctgcaggaggCAGCGATCCTGGcgcagcagcagaagaagcTGCCGTTGGCCTACCAGACGAATCTCGTGGACTACCGGACGGCGGCCTACAGCCAGGCGTTGTACCAGCAATCCCCCACGGCCACCAGCTCCAGCGGAGGAGGACCCCTCTCGCCGATCGAGATGCAGCCGCAGTCCAAGCACCACAACCTGATGAAGCACGGTGGCCATGGAGGAGGTACCTCCAGCAGTTCCCACAGCTCCCCCTACCACCAGTCCTACTCGAGCAGTGGAGGAACTGTTGCGGGGGAGCAGCTCTATCAGTCGCCCACGGAGCGAACCTATCTGGCGGCAGCCGGGAGATTGCAGGCCAGCAATGCCATGGCCGGGCATCATCCCATCTCTGCCCTCCAGTCGCAGTACCAGCAACTGCAGGCCGCCAAGATGCAGGCCCAGATGGCCACCCAAAGTGAggccgcccagcagcagcagcggacATTCGCCATGCGACAGGCCATGAACCCGCCCACGAACCACTACCACATGAGTCAGTCGCCCAGCATGGCCTCCAACATGACCACTCtcacccagcagcagcaacagcagcagcagcagcaacagaggGCTCCTCCCTCCTCTCTTAACTTGCAAAATCAATACCAACCTGCTCAGGGTCCTCTCAAgttgcaacaacagcaacagcagcagcagcaacaacagcagcagcaacagcagcaacctgCAATGCCCAAACACTACCAGGAGCAACTGtacgcccagcagcagcagttgcagcagcaattgcagcaacagcagcagttgcagcagcagcaacagctgcaacaacagcaacatcgccACAAAAACGACCTGCAAACCCCGGGCAGTGAACACGGCACCGTCTATATCCAGCAGAATCACCCCGGTCATGTGGTCAACCAGGCCTGCCAGACGCAGATATCGGCGGTCAAGCCCAAGGCGACGCCCAGTTCGGAGGAATCCTCCTCGAACTCCGCCAAGAGTCCCACCCATGCCCCATTGGATCGGAAAAAGAGTGCCGGTTCCATACAGGCCCTGAAGTCACCGATTACCAAGAGGCCACCCTCCACACCGGTGACTCTATCAGGATGGCTCCACAAACAGGGTTCCGATGGCCTGAAGGTGTGGCGCAAGCGCTGGTTCGTCCTGGCCGAGTACTGCCTGTACTACTACAAGGGACCCGAAGAGGAGAAGCTGCTGGGATCGGTGCTTCTACCATCATATCGCGTATCCGCCTGTTTGCCCGAGGACAAGATCTACAGGAAATTCGCCTTCAAGTGTGAGCATCAGAATATGAGAACCTACTGGCTGGCCGCGGACAATTCCGAGGCCATGATGCAGTGGGTCAGGGCCTTGGCGGCGGCCAGCTTGATGCAGGCACCCAGCAGCGGGGAATCGGAGCCCAGCGTGAACTCCTCGCTGAACCACAGTGGCGAGAACTCCGACTCCGGTATTCATACCCTGCAGTCGCACCCGGGAAAGGGCAACCAGCAGCCCACACCCTCGTCGGAGAACACGGGCAGCAGTGGCGGAGGAAGTGGCACGGGTCAGCCGCTCTATGCCAATGCGCCACCCAAGCCCAGGCGGATCAATGATGGGGGATACTCCTCACCCTCACCCGAGCACAAcgaacagcagcaacaccatgcgcagcaacagcagcagcaacatcctAGTCGCCGCCTCATGTCGCCCACGCAGCAAAtctaccagcagcagcagcaccaacgatctcagcagcaacagcagcagccgcagcaacaTCACGCCATCTACGACACTCGCACAGGTCATGTGTCCACTgcgttgcagttgcagcaggcgcagcagcagtACTCCCTGGATCATCTGGAGGCGCagttccagcagcagcagctggacaTGGAGGAGCAGATCGCTAGGTTGCAGCAGCAGAGGGCCGCCGAGGAGATCTACGGCGAGCGGGAGATGTACATGGCCAAGTTGATGCAGCAGAGGCAGGGTCCGAACGGAGCCTATCccacgcagcagcagctgttgCAGGCGGAGCGGAGGACTCCCGACGCCTATGGGCGCTCCAAGCAGCAGCGACTctttgccgccgccgccgctgcagcGGATTACGAGGACATCTACAACATGTCGCAGCTGGCGGGAGGCGGCGGCGCAGGGGGCGTGCCCATGTCCGCCCAGGAGGCACTGCTCCAGGAGGCCGCCAGCTACCGGCGACCGCTCAGTCCGCCCAGCTATGATGGCAGCAAGCACGTGCCAGCGATGCCGCAGCGGTACACGCCGAATCACTTGGAG GCCAGTGGCGCTGATCAACTAATCAATACCATGGACTTGCGTGCCCGCTCGGCGGCGGCCATAGTGCGTCCCCATTCCGCGGACTTCCTGGAGTACGAGGCGCGTGCTGAGGCAGCTgcagccgctgccgccgcgGCGGTGGCCCAGAGTCATCAGGAGAGCGGTCGGGCTCCGAGGCCCAAGTCCAGCTTGGACATTAACCGCACGCCGGACAGCTTCTACTACTCGGAGGCCAGCTATGCGGAGAAGATGCGGAAGAGTGCGCTGTACCTCCAGAGCGGAGGAGCTGGCCAGGCTCAGCCGCAGCAGGCGGGCAGCTATCGCACCGCAGCGGGTGACTTCAATTCCGGGGTGAACACCATTGGCTACGAGAATCCCTACGAGAGGGCCTACAAGAGGCAGGAGCTCCTGGCCGAGGCACAGGCTCAGGGAGGAGCGGCCAGCAGCATGCCGCGCATGAGCCGATCCGCCAGTCAAGGACGTTCGGTGGCATCCCAGCTGCAATCCCCCCAGCAGCAGGAGGACCTGCCGCCCCTCAACGTGCATCCGGGATCCATCTTCCCACCCTCGATGTCCACGCAGGAGATCATCAGCAAGAACGAGCAGTTCCTGCGCTCCGCCAGCGCCCGGCTGCCCAAGAGATCGGGTGGCATGGACGATGACTATTCGGCTGGGAACTCGACGACCACTTCGCCCACCGGCGGAGCAGGAGCCTCCAACTCACCGCAGCATCAGGATGGCGAAAGGAAGCGGGAGGAGTCCATGAAGCGTCTGCTGGAGTGGAAACAGCGCATGCTGCAGTCACCTCTGACCCGCAAGGGCATCCAGCAGGGCGGCAGCAACATGTCCGCCATGTCCAAGCTGGGAAGCAATCCGAACATCCTGCTGGCCTCCACGGCGGTGGCCAGTGGAGCGCGCTATGGCCCCCAGGCGGGCAAAACGGGTCTGGTGGTGGGCAATGCGAATGGCGGGGCCCAGGTGGCCGGGAATCAACTGCAGCCACCATCCTCCTCCGGCGGAATCCAGCGATCCCGATCCGAGAGCCAGGCCAACATAGGACCCGGCGGAGTGGTGTACAACAGCTACTCCTCGGACGATGAGG CCTCGATTTCCGTGCGCAACGTGAACAATCTGCCCGTGGGAAATCTGACGGTGAAACCGGATCCCTCGGACGTCCAGCAGGAGTCCGCCTTTGCCCCGTACTACGGAGGGGCGGCGGAGACCAAGTACGCCAAGAACACGGTGCTCACGGATCGCGGGCTCTACGCCGGAAACGGATCTGCTGGTGGCCTGGCCACGTCCACGCCCCAAAATCATCCGCAGTTCCGGATGCGGCGCACCGGAAGCAGGGCGGAAATCGATATGCTGGAGCGGGAAACCAGCAGCCAGATCAGG AACTTGGATGTGTCGGCCGGGGATCTGCTGAGTCGCACTCACGAGGAGCTGGTCCTCCTGCTGATCCAGCTGCGGAGGCAGAGCAGCCAGACTGCCAGGGCCATCGAGCAGTGCTGCAGCGATATTCACGACGTGCAG AATCGCCTGCGCAGTGCCGAGGGCTTGACCAGGGCCGAAAGCATCCAGCGATTGGACTACTTGAAGCAGCACCTCTTGGACCTGGAGCGGCACTATGAGAAGAGCAAGCCGCTGGTCAACTTGGTGGACAACATGGTCAAGCTGGGATCTCTGTATCGCAATGATGCCAATGGTAGGGTTCAACCTGCTACGTTGGATCGGATGGAGTTCAACCAGAGGATGCAGGAGCGTCAAATgctgcaggaggagcagcagcagtgggAGCGCCTCAGTCCCAACCAGGCGGAGTTACAG GCCAAGGTGCGTGAGCTGTACCAACTGGATCAGCTGCTGCAGGAGGAGTCTGGAACTCTGCAGAGTCTGCAGCGGGACAAGGAGGACCTCGAGCGAGCCTTGGGAGGATTGAGGGCCCGCATCCACGACAGCAATGCCACGCCCATGGCCCTGGAGGCGGCCAAGAAGCAGCAGCACATCCTGGAGCGCGAGTTGTCGCGGGTCCATCAGCTGCTGGCCGAGAACTCAAAG AAACTGGAGCAGACGGTGGCGGGAAATGCTCGCTTGGAGCAGGAGCTCCTTCTCCTGCGCCAGAAGGTGCAGGCCACGAGGGGAGGAGCAACACCCAATGGGTTGGGCGGCGATGGCCCCCACATCAATGGAGATGCCTCCGTTTTGGCCTCGGAGCTGGAGCGGGTTCAATCCCTGGTGGGCGATATGCAGAGACAGCGCCATGAGCTCAGCTCGGCGGTGCGCCAGCTGACGGAGAACTCGACCAGGTTGTACCAGGAGATTGGCAACAAGGAGATGAACGGCGGTGGATCCACCAACGGCAGCCTGAAGAAGCGCAGCAACTCCACCAGTTGGACGGAAACCGATCTGGACGCCAATATGCTGCGATGCGGAAGTCGCCAGCAGCTGAACGACTCCACTCTCAACCTATCCACGCCCCTTTATGTGGACACCAATAGCTCCACCAAGTTGAGTGACTACAACCGATACAACGGAGGCGGCAGCAGCGATGCCCTGGAGATGAGCGGAGTGGACAGCGATGGCTTCCTCGATAGCAACCCCTTTGCCATTGGCCTGGAGAAACCCGAGATCAAGACGGTGAGGATTGTGAAGCGCGAATCGGAGCGACGTAATCGCGATCGCAGTGAAAGGGGCCTGAGCAACTCCATCCAGAATCTGGATCAGGtcctggaggaggagcagtacgcccagcagcagcgggagcagcagctgtATGCCCAGAACCTCGAGGACCAGATGAGCAATGGCCACCACAGCCGCTCCAAGTCGTTGCCGCGCAACTACAGTGAGCCCCCGAAGCAGAGGCACAGTCGCCACATGAACGGCAAACAGAATGGTCACCACTATAACAATGGCTTCGACTACGATCGGAACAGCAACTACGAGCACCAGCCACCGCCACCACCGGCTCCTCAGAGCAACGGACACCACCATcatccgccgccgccgccgaggGAGCACCGGGAGCAGCGCGAGCACCTCAATCCCCTGGCCAATGCCTACTTCGCCAagcagctccagcagcaggTGAACCCCTCGCGGGACAGTGCCCGGGTGGCCCTGCGCACCAAGACGGACTCCCTGCAGAGCCTGAACAAGAGCCTCACGGACATCAGTCCGGAGCCGGTGTTCCAGAGCGTGGCTGCCCGCCAGATCATCAACGAAATGTCCGCCGGCTCGGCATCAGAGGACACCGAGAAGGTGGTGGAGAAGGTGCCACCGCATCACAAGCATCGCAGGGCGGTCCCAAGGGAGAAGAGGCGACACTACACTGCCCCGAACAATGTCAACCAGAAGGCCATGGAGAAGGTGCAGGCCGAGAACGATATGAATCGGAAC AACACCAACTGGCGAGCCCGCGATGATCTGGACATGGAGGTGGCCCTAAGACCTCGCATGAATGCCCCCGATGTGGTTCGTTCTGCTCTGGGACAGGGAGAGAAGATTTCGGAGAACACCATAGACAACTTGCTACTGGCACCCAACAAAATAGTCATACCCGAGCGTTACATACCAGAAACA aCGCCCGAACTGTCGCCGGAGGAGAAGAAGCGTCGTCAGGAGAAGGTGGAGTCCATCAAGAAAATGCTGGCCGAGGCGCCCATTAGCAGCAAC GAAAACGAAAGTCTGCCGCCCAGCAAAATCAATGCCGAGAAGAAGCAGCGCGAACACCTGCTGCAACTCAACCAAATCCTGGCCCAGCAGGTGATGCAGGTCAGCAAGATCGTGGCCG